A genomic segment from Chanos chanos chromosome 2, fChaCha1.1, whole genome shotgun sequence encodes:
- the piezo1 gene encoding piezo-type mechanosensitive ion channel component 1 → MCLGAKFRLSIDSCLLRYNALSLVYLLYLLLLPWFLWPNKHTLRGHTGRFLKALLSTSVIFLLAHLSFQICLYTVPSLDPALGHNCSTWESFAIHVGVSRLPWDDPWSVVRLLAPDLGIFIISLVTVVSCDRLVKSREEGSMASHNSCILQEEEEGDEDDEEGDDEEGRLSHSVPDEEESSSSTASLLAARLRAAAQKFLRDLGRVLAVTLLALAGITLPSAFSAVYFLLFIGICTWWACHFPISHLGFNALCVMVGFFTAGHLVCLYLYQSALAQSIFPPPSLWARLFGLKNIINPGNCSSSYDIILNTDHDWPVYVNPGILLLLYITMAIVLKISGREIVNKGVEPAGGEEVELRQWRTEGQGRKDETEEMLLSAGESPGCDSDGSRVHVINGSSEQVFGLSGTSQGQQGDSTLHILGRMIMQQSYICALIAMMAWSITYHSWLTFVLLLWACVIWMLRARRHFATLCSPFILLYGLGLCCLQYVWAMDLEPELPHKVGTMGLRQLGLDRAQYPCLRLGAMLLCTLTFWLLLRQSVKDNFSRKKSLATPLQEVTTGEGAGRNASVLNVLGSIVMSFYAKYWIYVCGGMFIMVSFVGKLVGYKIVYMLLFLLCLCLYQVYYSLWRRLLKVFWWLVVAYTMLVLIAIYTFQFDDFPGYWKNFTGFTEEQLADIGLETFTLSELFTSILIPGFFLLACILQLHYFHKPFMKITDLEHVTPIHRKKSPPKPETLRGAEAGGFEEEDLTTDLGDEDSEDDEMMPSKWGLVMDRLMVLFRKFFDILTHVQVFIWRVLELHILKIVAFFVVWVALLEPSVMNLVLVVLWAFAMPYGRFRHMASCLSTVWVCVIIVCKMLYQLSIVNPSQYSNNCSVPLANETNLSEEELMNSTLYRAPVDPANWFGFRKDTTALGYSKNHLLVLILLVFEATVYRHQAHHYRQLQRSPPNIPVIFPLATRDNLDKGLLHCIKYLLNYSFYKFGLEICFLMTVNVIGQRMNFLVIIHGCWLVAILVRRRRAAIAKIWSKYCLFLVIFMIYQYILCVGIPPALCIDYPWRWNNSVTINSALIKWIYLPDFYTIPNSKNLIADFLLLMCASQQWKVFEDEKTEEWMVLGGENKDNPNPMEGIPFNPAPNFINCRCYLDMAKVLVFRYMFWFVLAVVFVTGAMRISVFGLGYLLACFFFLLFGTRLLIKPSHTRLVLWDCLIMYNVAVVIAKNILSILACVFVTEMQKNFCWVIQLFSLVCTVKGYYDPKTVCDKECTLPVEEAGIIWDSICFFFLLLQRRVFLSYYFVHVTADLEASARQASRGFELFRATIKKNMDFRKQAERRSIQQLKSSMQRIREKQQKYKDGRKASELEEKSPETQDEKKRRKCSKKEWHHPWLDHATVLHSGDYYLFESDSGEEEDLFPEEQKPQRQTAFQLAYQAWVTSAKDALKDRQRRQREQRRREREERQRACPQDSGEAEEGEAVFEEQNSQLEEEVAVEGEESASGSDIVQRILDILRFLWVLFLAMVDGLTLWLNMLTKQYVDISTVLSNERYLLIHNISQRRSREQTDDQLSEGSESPTLETCLGDTETDNVNINITISSDPGETDLSELDETAGQSSTTLCSEPTRELKPESQASQHHRKSRTASELLSDSTFQIEELVQSREFYSSQNRLLKLLFALYNVLAAHSELVCYFIIVLNNMVTASVISLVLPILIFLWAMLAVPRPSKRFWMTAIVYTELMVVVKYLFQFGFFPWNSTYQTKLNEDKPFFPPRILGLEKADNYLRYDLLQLLVLFFHRSLLQCYGLWDQEGPLEERRRNEQEEVQKDEQTDRQAQVQTDPEQNQSTEPITDTVSLPEEGKKKSSLLRFRKKKQKGKDAAGTKEPKKKKSKTKRREEASKKLKAVGQKLRNLFISVVRNVYKPVYNFFWNILHAEYRAATDVYALMFLTDVVDFIIIVFGFWAFGKHSAAADIASTLSEDQVPEAFLVMLLIQFSTMIIDRALYLRKTVLGKLIFQIILVFGIHLWMFFILPAVTERMFSQNFVAQLWYFVKCIYFTLSAYQIRCGYPTRILGNFLTKKYNHVNLFLFQGFRLVPFLVELRAVMDWVWTDTTLSLSNWMCVEDIYANIFIIKCSRETEKKYPQPKGQKKKKIVKYGMGGLIIFFLICIIWFPLLFISLVRSVVGVVNHPVDVTVTVKLGGYEPLFTMSVQQQSIQPFTEEDYNRLTSQFGNNAIAMQFITLYSYEDIVTANIEGSSGSVWRISPPSRQELIKELLDSPGDMTLRLAWTFQRDLGKGGTVENTFDKHSINLEHGNPVRAHLASLLVGNHTEPVCVPHMFPNYIRAPNGAEAKPVSQLYEGDEEGYENVTLSLKRDGSVNGSGAQEWWDISIEGCESSKSCGVLPMVIFNDKVSPPSLGFLAGYGIMGLYVSVVLVIGKFVRGFFSEISHSIMFEELPCVDRILKLCTDIFLVRETGELELEEELYSKLIFLYRSPETMIKWTRERNED, encoded by the exons GTAGCACATGGGAGTCTTTCGCAATACATGTTGGGGTGTCAAG ATTGCCCTGGGACGACCCCTGGAGCGTTGTACGTCTCCTGGCCCCTGACCTAGGcatattcatcatctctctcGTCACTGTGGTCTCCTGTGACCGCCTagtgaagagcagagaagagggaTCCATGGCTTCCCATAACTCTTGCATCTTACAGGAG gaggaggagggagatgaggatgatgaagaagGGGATGATGAGGAGGGCAGGCTCTCCCACAGCGTGCCTGATGAAGAGGAGTCCTCCAGCAGTACAGCTTCACTCTTGGCTGCTCGACTCCGTGCTGCTGCCCAGAAGTTTCTGAGAGATCTGGGCCGTGTTCTGGCTGTAACCCTTCTGGCTCTGGCCG GTATCACCTTGCCCTCTGCCTTCTCCGCTGTCTACTTCCTGTTGTTTATTGGGATATGTACTTGGTGGGCCTGTCACTTTCCCATCAGCCACCTTGGCTTTAACGcgctgtgtgtgatggtgggaTTCTTCACAGCAGGACACttggtgtgtttgtacttgtacCAAAGTGCTCTGGCACAGAGCATTTTCCCCCCACCAAGCCTGTGGGCCAG ACTCTTTGGCCTCAAAAACATCATTAACCCTGGCAATTGCTCTTCCTCCTATGACATCATTCTCAACACAGACCATGATTGGCCGGTATACGTCAACCCTGGcattcttctcctcctctacaTCACTATGGCAATTGTGCTGAAGATCAGTGGTCGTG AAATAGTTAACAAAGGAGTGGAGCCTGCTGGTGGAGAGGAAGTGGAGCTGAGACAGTGGAGGACAGAGGGACAGGGCAGAAAAGATGAGACTGAG GAAATGCTTCTCTCTGCGGGGGAGAGCCCTGGCTGTGATTCAGACGGTTCCAGAGTTCATGTGATCAATGGTTCGAGTGAGCAAGTTTTTG GGCTCAGTGGCACTTCACAGGGACAACAGGGAGACAGTACTCTACATATACTGGGTCGCATGATCATGCAGCAGAGCTACATCTGTGCCCTCATTGCCATGATG GCATGGAGTATCACCTACCACAGCTGGCTGACGTTTGTGCTGCTGCTATGGGCCTGTGTGATCTGGATGCTGCGGGCACGCAGGCACTTTGCCACTCTCTGCTCTCCCTTCATCCTCCTATACGGCCTGGGGCTCTGCTGCCTGCAGTATGTCTGGGCCATGGATCTAGAACCTGAGCTACCACACAAAGTGGGAACCATGGGCCTCCGGCAGCTGGGCCTCGACCGTGCCCAATACCCCTGCCTCCGTCTGGGAGCCATG TTGCTGTGCACATTGACTTTCTGGCTGCTCTTGAGACAGTCAGTGAAGGACAACTTCAGCAGAAAGAAGAGTTTGGCAACACCACTGCAAGAGGTCACAACCGGAG aGGGCGCTGGGCGTAATGCATCTGTACTGAATGTGTTGGGGAGCATTGTGATGAGTTTCTATGCTAAATACTGGATCTATGTTTGCGGGGGAATGTTCATCATGGTCAGCTTTGTCGGCAAACTGGTGGGATACAAGATTGTCTACATGCTCCTTTTCCTACTCTGCCTGTGTCTCTATCAA GTGTACTACTCTCTATGGAGAAGACTGCTGAAGGTGTTCTGGTGGTTGGTAGTGGCCTATACCATGCTGGTGCTTATTGCCATCTACACCTTTCAGTTTGATGACTTCCCAGGCTACTGGAAGAATTTTACTGGTTTCACAGAAGAGCA ACTCGCTGACATTGGGCTTGAGACGTTTACTCTGTCCGAGCTCTTCACCAGCATCCTCATCCCTGGGTTCTTCCTCTTGGCCTGCATCCTGCAGCTTCATTATTTCCACAAGCCCTTCATGAAAATCACCGACCTGGAACACGTCACTCCAATTCACAG GAAAAAGAGTCCACCAAAACCTGAGACACTACGTGGTGCAGAAGCAGGTGGATTTGAGGAAGAAGATCTGACAACAGACCTTGGGGATGAAGACTCTGAGGATGATG AGATGATGCCCAGTAAGTGGGGCCTGGTGATGGACAGACTCATGGTTCTCTTCAGGAAGTTCTTTGACATCCTGACTCATGTTCAGGTCTTCATCTGGAGGGTCCTAGAGCTTCACATCCTCAAGATAGTTGCTTTCTTCGTGGTCTGGGTTGCTCTCTTAGAG ccGTCTGTAATGAACCTAGTTCTGGTGGTGCTGTGGGCTTTTGCAATGCCCTACGGTCGCTTCAGACACATGGCCTCATGTCTGTCTACGGTCTGGGTTTGTGTCATCATCGTCTGCAAGATGCTTTATCAGCTCAGCATTGTCAACCCCAGCCAATATTCAAACAACTGTTCAGTG ccCTTAGCTAATGAGACCAACCTAAGTGAAGAGGAGCTGATGAACTCCACTCTGTACAGAGCGCCAGTGGACCCGGCCAACTGGTTTGGCTTTAGAAAAGACACTACAGCCCTGGGATACAGTAAA AATCACCTGCTGGTTCTGATACTGCTGGTATTTGAGGCCACTGTGTACCGGCACCAGGCCCATCACTACAGACAGCTACAACGCTCTCCTCCCAATATCCCAGTCATCTTTCCCCTTGCCACCAGAGACAACCTGGACAAGGGCCTTCTCCACTGCATCAAGTACCTGCTCAACTACAGCTTCTATAAGTTTGGCCTGGAG ATATGTTTCCTCATGACGGTGAACGTGATTGGCCAGCGCATGAATTTCCTGGTGATAATCCATGGCTGCTGGTTGGTGGCTATATTAGTGCGCCGTCGCCGGGCAGCCATCGCTAAGATCTGGTCCAAGTACTGCTTGTTCCTGGTCATTTTCATGATCTACCAGTATATTCTGTGTGTTGGGATCCCCCCAGCCCTGTGCATTG ATTACCCCTGGCGATGGAACAATTCTGTCACCATTAACTCTGCCCTGATTAAGTGGATCTATCTGCCAGACTTCTATACCATTCCCAACTCCAAGAACCTCATCG CGGACTTCCTGTTGCTGATGTGTGCCTCTCAGCAGTGGAAAGTGTTTGAGGAtgagaagacagaggagtggATGGTTCTGGGAGGAGAGAACAAGGACAACCCCAACCCCATGGAAGGAATCCCCTTTAACCCAGCACCCAATTTCATCAACTGCAG aTGTTATCTGGACATGGCTAAGGTTCTGGTATTCCGCTACATGTTCTGGTTTGTGCTGGCCGTGGTGTTTGTGACCGGGGCCATGCGGATCAGTGTGTTTGGCCTGGGCTATTTGCTGGcctgcttcttcttcttgctgttTGGTACCAGACTATTGATTAAGCCCTCCCACACTCGCCTGGTGCTATGGGACTGTCTCATCATGTACAACGTGGCTGTCGTCATCGCTAAAAACATCCTGTCT ATCctggcatgtgtgtttgtgacggAGATGCAGAAGAACTTCTGCTGGGTGATCCAGCTCTTCAGTCTAGTGTGCACAGTCAAAGGCTACTATGACC CTAAAACTGTATGTGATAAGGAGTGTACACTGCCAGTTGAGGAAGCAGGCATCATCTGGGACAGTATCtgctttttcttcctcctccttcagaGGAGAGTCTTCCTCAGCTATTACTTTGTGCACGTGACAGCAGACCTGGAGGCCTCTGCCCGCCAAGCCTCACG TGGTTTTGAGTTGTTCAGGGCCACCATCAAAAAGAACATGGATTTTCGCaagcaggcagagagaagatCCATTCAGCAACTCAAGTCATC GATGCAACGTATTCGTGAGAAGCAGCAGAAGTACAAAGATGGACGCAAAGCATCTGAACTAGAAGAGAAGTCACCAG AAACACAGgatgagaagaagagaaggaaatgcTCTAAGAAAGAATGGCATCATCCCTGGCTTGACCATGCTACAG tgttaCACTCAGGAGATTATTACCTGTTtgagtcagacagtggagaggaagaagaTCTATTCCCAGAGGAGCAgaaaccacagagacagacagcatttcag CTAGCATATCAGGCCTGGGTGACCAGCGCTAAGGACGCCCTGAAGGACCGCCagcggagacagagagaacagcgacgacgggagagagaggagagacaacgAGCCTGCCCTCAGGActcag GTGAGGCTGAAGAGGGTGAGGCTGTGTTTGAGGAGCAAAATTCACAGCTAGAGGAGGAGGTGGCTGTGGAAGGAGAGGAGTCAG CAAGTGGCAGTGACATTGTTCAGAGGATTCTGGATATCTTGAGGTTCCTGTGGGTGCTCTTCTTAGCCATGGTGGATGGTCTTACCTTGTGGCTCAACATGCTGACCAAACAGTATGTGGACATTTCCACTGTCCTGAGCAATGAACGCTATCTCCTCATCCACAACATCAGCCAG AGACGCTCCAGGGAGCAAACAGATGACCAGCTGTCCGAGGGGAGCGAGAGTCCCACCCTGGAGACCTGTCTAGGGGATACTGAAACTGACAATGTTAATATCAACATCACCATCAG TAGCGATCCTGGGGAGACGGACCTGAGTGAGCTGGATGAAACAGCTGGTCAGAGCAGCACAACTCTGTGTTCTGAACCCACTCGGGAGCTGAAGCCAGAGTCACAGGCCAGCCAGCATCACCGGAAGTCCAGAACCGCCAGCGAACTGCTGTCCGATAG CACGTTCCAGATTGAAGAACTGGTGCAGAGTCGGGAGTTTTACTCGTCTCAGAACCGTCTCCTGAAGCTTCTCTTTGCGTTGTATAACGTGTTGGCGGCTCACTCTGAACTGGTGTGCTACTTCATCATCGTATTAAACAACATGGTGACAGCCTCAGTCATCTCTCTGGTGCTTCCCATCCTTATCTTCCTCTGGGCCATGCTGGCAGTGCCACGCCCTTCCAAGAGGTTTTGGATGACTGCAATAGTCTacacagag ctcaTGGTGGTGGTCAAATACCTGTTCCAGTTTGGCTTCTTTCCATGGAACAGTACATATCAGACCAAGCTGAATGAGGATAAGCCTTTCTTTCCTCCACGCATCCTGGGCCTGGAGAAGGCAGACAACTACCTCCGCTATGATCTGCTTCAGCTGTTGGTCCTGTTCTTCCATCGCTCTTTGCTCCAG TGTTATGGCTTATGGGATCAGGAGGGTcctctggaggagaggaggagaa ATGAGCAGGAGGAGGTCCAGAAAGACgagcagacagatagacaggctCAGGTGCAAACGGATCCTGAGCAGAACCAGAGCACTGAGCCTATCACAGACACTGTCAGCCTGCCTGAGGAAGGCAAGAAGAAAAGCAGCCTTCTGCGCTTCcgcaagaaaaaacaaaaaggcaaag ATGCTGCTGGGACAAAAGAACCtaagaagaaaaaatcaaagacaaaacGCAGAGAGGAAGCCAGTAAGAAGCTGAAAGCTGTTGGACAAAAACTGAGGAACCTTTTTATCTCAGT AGTGAGGAACGTCTATAAGCCGGTCTACAACttcttctggaacattctacaTGCGGAGTACAGGGCAGCCACAGATGTCTATGCTCTCATGTTCCTGACTGATGTTGTGGATTTCATCATCATTGTCTTTGGTTTCTGGGCCTTTGGA AAACACTCGGCTGCAGCAGATATCGCCTCCACCCTGTCAGAGGACCAGGTCCCGGAAGCCTTTCTTGTCATGcttctcattcagttcagcactATGATCATTGACCGCGCTCTTTACCTACGCAAGACTGTGTTGGGCAAACTCATCTTCCAGATCATTCTGGTCTTTGGCATCCACTTGTGGATGTTCTTCATCCTGCCAGCGGTCACCGAGAG aATGTTCAGTCAGAACTTTGTGGCACAGCTCTGGTATTTTGTCAAGTGCATCTACTTCACCCTGTCGGCCTATCAAATTCGTTGTGGCTATCCAACCCGTATCCTTGGTAACTTCCTCACCAAGAAGTACAACCATGTCAATCTTTTCCTCTTCCAAGG GTTCCGCCTAGTACCATTCTTGGTAGAGCTTCGTGCTGTGATGGACTGGGTTTGGACTGACACTACGCTGTCCCTCTCCAACTGGATGTGTGTGGAAGACATTTATGCCAACATTTTCATAATCAAGTGCAGCCGTGAGACAGAGAAG AAATACCCACAGCCaaaaggacagaagaaaaagaaaattgtcaAGTACGGAATGGGTGGTCTCATCATCTTCTTCCTGATCTGCATCATCTGGTTCCCACTACTCTTCATTTCATTGGTCAGATCAGTCGTTGGTGTGGTTAACCATCCAGTGGATGTTACAGTCACCGTCAAACTTGGAGGATATGAG CCTTTATTCACCATGAGTGTCCAGCAGCAGTCTATACAACCCTTCACTGAGGAAGACTATAACCGTCTCACCAGCCAGTTTGGAAACAATGCT ATTGCCATGCAGTTCATCACTCTATACAGCTATGAGGACATAGTGACGGCCAACATTGAGGGCAGCTCGGGTTCTGTGTGGAGGATCAGCCCACCCAGCAGACAGGAGCTGATTAAAGAACTGCTGGACAGCCCGGGAGACATGACCCTACGACTGGCCTGGACCTTCCAGAG GGACCTTGGAAAAGGTGGTACAGTGGAGAACACCTTTGATAAGCACTCCATCAATCTGGAGCATGGAAACCCAGTCAGAGCCCATCTGGCCTCGCTGCTCGTGGGGAATCACACCGAGCCTGT GTGTGTGCCCCACATGTTTCCTAATTATATCCGAGCACCAAACGGAGCTGAAGCCAAGCCAGTCAGCCAGCTCTATGAGG gcgACGAGGAGGGCTATGAGAATGTGACCCTCTCTTTAAAGAGAGATGGATCAGTGAATGGCAGTGGTGCGCAGGAATGGTGGGATATCAGCATCGAAGGTTGTGAGTCGTCAAAGTCCTGTGGGGTGTTACCCATGGTCATCTTCAACGACAAAGTCAGCCCACCCAGCCTGGGCTTCTTGGCAGGATACGG GATCATGGGGCTGTATGTGTCAGTGGTGTTGGTCATAGGCAAGTTTGTTCGTGGATTCTTCAGTGAGATTTCCCACTCCATCATGTTTGAGGAGCTGCCCTGCGTGGACCGCATCCTGAAGTTGTGCACAGATATCTTCCTGGTGCGAGAGACAGGCGAGTTGGAGCTGGAAGAAGAACTGTACTCTAAACTCATCTTCCTCTATCGCTCACCAGAGACAAT